One stretch of Cottoperca gobio chromosome 18, fCotGob3.1, whole genome shotgun sequence DNA includes these proteins:
- the LOC115023626 gene encoding urea transporter 1-like isoform X1: MRGIPLGVGQIFACGALGPSLLILGAVLLYSPLLAAHALLGSAVGTLAGLSMAVRHASLYSGLSGFNGALGCMAVGGLFFTFSWRTHLFAIASAFLSAYADIALSNLLGTVGLPACSWAATLTATLMLLLTGSLATYRIPIGQVMAPEHNLRSHSQWEAGNAADRETTDV, translated from the exons ATGCGTGGCATCCCTCTGGGCGTGGGTCAGATCTTCGCCTGTGGCGCTCTGGGGCCCTCCCTCCTCATCCTGGGAGCTGTTCTGCTCTACTCCCCCCTGTTGGCCGCCCATGCTCTGCTGGGATCAGCAGTAGGAACGTTGGCTG GTCTATCCATGGCGGTGCGTCATGCTTCTCTGTACTCGGGTCTGTCGGGGTTTAATGGAGCTCTGGGCTGCATGGCTGTTGGAGGACTCTTCTTCACCTTCAGCTGGAGGACTCACCTCTTTGCCATCGCCAGCG CCTTCCTCTCTGCGTATGCCGACATCGCTCTGAGCAATCTGCTGGGAACG GTTGGTCTCCCAGCATGCAGTTGGGCAGCTACTCTGACAGCCACACTGATGTTGCTGCTGACCGGCAGTTTAGCAACTTACCGTATCCCTATTGGTCAAGTCATGGCCCCTGAACACAACCTGCGCTCCCACAGCCAATGGGAAGCTGGGAacgccgcagacagggagaccACTGATGTGTAA
- the LOC115023626 gene encoding urea transporter 2-like isoform X2 has protein sequence MAVRHASLYSGLSGFNGALGCMAVGGLFFTFSWRTHLFAIASAFLSAYADIALSNLLGTVGLPACSWAATLTATLMLLLTGSLATYRIPIGQVMAPEHNLRSHSQWEAGNAADRETTDV, from the exons ATGGCGGTGCGTCATGCTTCTCTGTACTCGGGTCTGTCGGGGTTTAATGGAGCTCTGGGCTGCATGGCTGTTGGAGGACTCTTCTTCACCTTCAGCTGGAGGACTCACCTCTTTGCCATCGCCAGCG CCTTCCTCTCTGCGTATGCCGACATCGCTCTGAGCAATCTGCTGGGAACG GTTGGTCTCCCAGCATGCAGTTGGGCAGCTACTCTGACAGCCACACTGATGTTGCTGCTGACCGGCAGTTTAGCAACTTACCGTATCCCTATTGGTCAAGTCATGGCCCCTGAACACAACCTGCGCTCCCACAGCCAATGGGAAGCTGGGAacgccgcagacagggagaccACTGATGTGTAA